In Nocardioides nitrophenolicus, the genomic window AGCGCGGCCCGCTCGTCGGGTCCGGCGACCCGGGCGCGCACGGCCCGGCTCCGCTCCCCCGGAACGGCGACGGTCGTGTCCGGCGACGCGACCAGGTTGTGGAACCACTGCGGGTTCCTGGGCAGTCCTCCCTGGGAGGCCACGACCACCAGGTCCGGCCCGTCGGCCAGGTAGAGCAGGGGCGTGGTGAACCGGGCGCCGCTCCTGCGCCCCACGTGGTCGAGCAGGAGCACCGGCACCGGCTTGCGCCAGCCCGCACCGATCCGCCACTTCGCGCCGACCCGGCCGTTGGTGAGCCGGTAGACGAGGACGTTCGCCTTGGCGCCGTACTTGATGATCGTGGCGACGATCGGCTTGTCGAGGCCCTCGGGCTTCGGCTTGGTGGCTGCCATGGGACGTACTCTGGCAGAAATCTAGAACAGGTTCTAGTGTGGCGTCCATGCGCTTCTCCTTCGCCGAGGGCATGACCCACGCCGACTACTACGCCCCGCTCGCCCAGGCCTGCGAGGCCACCGGCTACACCTCGATGACCATCGCGGACAGCCTGATCTACCCGCAGGAGTCGGACTCGAAGTACCCCTACACCGACACCGGGGACCGCGAGTTCCTCCTCGGCAAGGAGTTCATCGAGACGTTCATCCTGTGCGCGCACCTGTTCGCGGTGACGTCCACGCTCCGGCTCACGCCGTTCGTGCTGAAGCTGCCGATCCGGCCGCCGGTGCTGGTCGCCAAGCAGGCCTCGTCACTGGCCTTCCTCTCCGGCAACCGGCTCGGGCTCGGCGTGGGCCTGTCGCCGTGGCCCGAGGACTTCGCCGCGCTCGGCGTCCCGTGGGAGCGGCGCGGCAAGCGGATGGACGAGTGCATGGACATTCTGCGCGGCCTCACCCAGCCGGGCGACGAGCCCACCTTCTTCGGGTTCTCCGGCGAGTTCTACGACATCGAGCCGCTCCAGCAGTGCCCCGCCCCGACCGAGCGGATCCCGTTGCTCGTCGGCGGCCACTCGGACGCGGCGCTGCGCCGCGCCGTCCGCAAGGGCGACGGATGGATGCACGCCGGCGGCGACGGCGAGGAGCTCGACCGCCTGCTCACCCGGCTCGCCGAGATCCGGGCCGAGGAGGGCGACACCCGCGACGACTTCGAGGTGCACGTGATCTCGTACGACGCGTACACGCTCGACGGGATCAAGCGCCTCGAGGACAAGGGCGTCACCGACTGCATCGTCGGGTTCCGAGTGCCGTACATCAAGGGCCCCGACACCGAGCCGCTGGAGACGAAGATCAAGCACCTCGAGCAGTACGCCGAGAACATCATCGCGAAGGCGTCCTGATGTCGGCCTCGCTCGGGCTGACGGGCCCCCTGCAGGCGGCGATCGCCGAGGCCGAGGAGCTGATCGCGAACGCGCCGTTCATCGACAGCGAGGCGGACCGGCTCGAGGGCTACGACTACCTCGCCGGCCGGATCCGGATGGCGATGCAGACCGCCTTCGACTACGACCTCGAGCAGCCGCTGTTCATCAACCCGACCCACCAGTTCTCGCGGCAGGGGCTCGACAACCCCGACGCGATCTACCTCAACGCCTACCTCCGCGAGGGGGTGTCGTACGTCATCCGCGGCCGCCGCGGGAGCTCCGCCGATCTGTCCTTCCAGGTGATGGGCGGCGCCTACAGCGCCGACTCCGCGGCGACCTCGCTGATGGCGTTCGACGAGCGCGAGCTCGACATCGCCGACGACGGCAGCTTCGAGTTCACCTATGTCGCCGAGCCGGGCGCCAAGACCCTGATCGTGCGCGAGGTGTTCAACGACTGGGACACCGAGGAGCGCGGCACGCTCACCATCGAGCGCCCCGACACCCTCGGCAAGCCGCGCCGCGAGCTGACCGAGGACCTGCTGCGGCGGAAGTACGAGATCGCGGCGCGCTCCCTCGTCGGCTCGATCCAGACCTGGTTCGCCTTCCCCCACTTCTTCCAGTACAAGGAGCCGGTCAACACCCTGACCGTGCCCGCCGCCACGCCCGGCGGCCTCTCCTCGCAGTTCTCCTCCATCGGCCACTACGAGCTCGCCGAGGACGAGGCGATGATCGTCAGCGTCCCGCGCTGCGACGACTGCACCTACCAGGCGATCCAGGTCGGCTCCGACTGGTACGCCTCCACCGACTACGAGACGCACCAGACGTCGCTCACCAAGGCCCAGGCCACCTGCGACGACGACGGCGTGCTGCGCTTCGTCATCTCCGAGCGGCCGCCCGGCCCCGACGGCGCGCCGATCGCCAACTGGCTCGAGACCACCGGCCACCGCACCGGCTCGATCATGCTGCGCTGGCAGCAGCTGACCCGTTCGCTCACCGCCGCCGACGGACCGACGGTCGAGGTGGTGCCGGTCGCCGAGGTCGCCGCGCGGCTCCCGGCCACGGCCGGGCTGAGCGCGGAGGAGTACGCCGAGCGGATCGCCGCGCGCCAGCGCGCCGTGGCCCGGCGGATGATCTCGTAAGCGGGTTGTCCACAGGCCGCGGCGACGTGGTCGCGGAACGCCGGCGTCTCGGGTGGTGCTTGGCCCATGTCTCGGGCCGACCGACAACCTGCTGGTCGTCCTGCGCCGTCAGCTCGAGCCGCCCCTTCGCGCCAACCGCGAGCTCGGGCTCTCCCTGCCCGTCCCGCCACGTTCCACCACGATCCCCGACCTGGTCATCCTCGATGCGGCGCGGGTGCGACCGGAGGCCAACGAGCAGCCCCCGGCGATCGTCCACGTCGTCGTCGAGATCGCGTCACCCGCCACCTACCGGAAGGACCGGACCGTCAAGTCCGACAAGTGCGCCCAGGCCGGCATCCCCGGCTACTGGCGTGTCGAGCTCGACCCGATCCGGGTGATCGCCTACGCCCTGCGCGAGGACACCTACGCCGAGCTCGGCGCCTGGACAGCCGGCGAGACGGTCGAGGTCGACGAGCCGGTGCGGGTGCGCTTCGACCCGGGCGCGCTGCTGCCCTGACGGGCCCGACGGAACCTCCGCGACCCGGGCCGCGTCGTACGCACATGCGCCCGATCGCCGTACCGACGCTCCTGCTCGCGGCCGTGCTGACCGGCTGCGGGACGGAGGTCGTCGTCGACCCCGGGGCGGCGACGGCGCCGGGCGCACCCAGCTCTCCGACGACGACCACGACCGCCGGGCCGACCGAGGGGGTGTCCGGCATCGCCGAGCCGCCGCCGTTCCGGGTCCAGTACGACGGCCAGGAGCTCGTCCTGCATCCCACCTCGTACTGCTTCGGCGGCGGGTGCGTCGACGGCGTCAGGCGGAACCCGACGGCGATCGGGGCGGCGTCGGAGCTGAGGATCCACGTGCCGGTCGAGCGCTTCGAGCTGGAGGTATCCCTCAGCGAGGTGACGGCGCCGGCGGCCGCGGGCGACCGCTGCGTGGGACGCGCCTTCCCCGCGCCCGTCGAGGATCTCGGTGGCGGGTGGTACCTGCTCCGCCCGTTCGGCCCGGCCGCGACGTACGACGTGGGCCTGTTCGCGTCCGGTGGTGGCGACCTGTCCGCCGACCTCCGGTGGACGATGCCGGCGGGTGCCGCGCAGCCCGAGCCGTCCGCGCGACTGGCGGTGGTCGCCGATCACGACGGCCGACCGGACAGCTACGGGGTCGGGCTCGCGGTCGACGACCTCGCGGCGAGCCCGCGGACCGCGAGCGCGGAGATCGAGGTGACCGCCGGCAACGGACGCTCGACGACGATCACGCCGCGGCTGAGCCGCCGCTCCTGCGCGGGCGACCTCTTCTTCGCCGCGCCCGAGCGGGAGGGGCGGGCGGCGGCCGCCCTGGGCGACTTCCCGTTCACCATGACGGTCACGCTGAGCGTCGACGGCGTCACCCACACCGCCACCGCGGTCTACCCCGACGACGAGATCGAGGGGAACGAGCCGAGCGTCGCGCTGACCTTCGACCCGCCCCTCCCCGGTCTCTGAGAGCCTGCGTCAGGCAGGGATCCAGTCGAAGGTGTCGGGGTCGGGTCCCTGGCGGCCGGCCGCACCCTTGTCGAGCGCGGTCAGGCTGGCCACCTCGTCGGCGTCGAGCGCGAAGTCGAAGACGTCGAAGTTCTCGGCGAGACGGGTCTTGCTCAGCGACTTCGGGAACACGATGTCGCCCCGGTCCAGCGCCCAGCGGAGCAGCACCTGCGCGGGGGTCTTGCCGTGGCGCTCGGCGAGGGCGGTCACGGCGGGATCGGTCAGCTCGCCGCCGCCCTGGCCCAGCGGCGACCACGCCTCGACGTGCGCGCCGTGGCCGAGGGTCGCCGCGCGGGCGGCGTCGTTGGCGAAGTAGGGATGCGCCTCGATCTGGTTGACCGCGGGGACCACGCCGGTGGCGGCGACGATCCGGTCGAGGTGGGCGGGCTGGAAGTTGGAGACGCCGACCGAGGTGGTCAGTCCGGCCTCCCGCAGCTCGAGGAGGGTCTCCCAGGTGGAGACGAAGTCGCCGTCGTACCGCGTGGGGAGCGGCCAGTGAATGAGGAAGAGGTCGACCCGCTCCAGGCCGAGTTGGTCGAGCGAGGCGCGCAGCGAGTCCTTCGCCGCGGCGGCCTCGTGGCGGTTGTTGTTGAGCTTGGTGGTGACGTACAGGTCCTCGCGGGCCAGGCCGGACCTCGCGATCGCGGCGCCCACGCCGGCCTCGTTGCCGTACATCTGCGCGGTGTCGATGTGGCGGTAGCCGATCTCCAGGGCGTCGGACACCACCCGCTCGGTGTCGGCCTGCGGCACCTGCCACACGCCGAGGCCGAACTGGGGGATGGAGGTCTGGTCGTTGAGTTCGATGCGGGAAATGCTCACGTGAGGTCCAACGGTGCGGTGCGCGGGCTATTCCTGGCCGGGGCTTCTGGTTCGGATTCATCACGGGATGTAGGCGAGCCATCACACCTGTAGTGGAGT contains:
- a CDS encoding nitroreductase/quinone reductase family protein; the protein is MAATKPKPEGLDKPIVATIIKYGAKANVLVYRLTNGRVGAKWRIGAGWRKPVPVLLLDHVGRRSGARFTTPLLYLADGPDLVVVASQGGLPRNPQWFHNLVASPDTTVAVPGERSRAVRARVAGPDERAALWPRLVDLYADFDNYQAWTEREIPVVVLEPR
- a CDS encoding TIGR03619 family F420-dependent LLM class oxidoreductase; this translates as MRFSFAEGMTHADYYAPLAQACEATGYTSMTIADSLIYPQESDSKYPYTDTGDREFLLGKEFIETFILCAHLFAVTSTLRLTPFVLKLPIRPPVLVAKQASSLAFLSGNRLGLGVGLSPWPEDFAALGVPWERRGKRMDECMDILRGLTQPGDEPTFFGFSGEFYDIEPLQQCPAPTERIPLLVGGHSDAALRRAVRKGDGWMHAGGDGEELDRLLTRLAEIRAEEGDTRDDFEVHVISYDAYTLDGIKRLEDKGVTDCIVGFRVPYIKGPDTEPLETKIKHLEQYAENIIAKAS
- a CDS encoding Uma2 family endonuclease; translated protein: MLGPCLGPTDNLLVVLRRQLEPPLRANRELGLSLPVPPRSTTIPDLVILDAARVRPEANEQPPAIVHVVVEIASPATYRKDRTVKSDKCAQAGIPGYWRVELDPIRVIAYALREDTYAELGAWTAGETVEVDEPVRVRFDPGALLP
- a CDS encoding aldo/keto reductase, coding for MSISRIELNDQTSIPQFGLGVWQVPQADTERVVSDALEIGYRHIDTAQMYGNEAGVGAAIARSGLAREDLYVTTKLNNNRHEAAAAKDSLRASLDQLGLERVDLFLIHWPLPTRYDGDFVSTWETLLELREAGLTTSVGVSNFQPAHLDRIVAATGVVPAVNQIEAHPYFANDAARAATLGHGAHVEAWSPLGQGGGELTDPAVTALAERHGKTPAQVLLRWALDRGDIVFPKSLSKTRLAENFDVFDFALDADEVASLTALDKGAAGRQGPDPDTFDWIPA